The DNA sequence AATGGCTGTTCTAGCTCAATCACATGTTCTTCATCCGTTTTAATGAGCTTTAACTCTGCCTGAATTGACTTTTGTGTATCTGCCACCTCTAGCTTCAGTGCATTGGCCTGTTGAGTTAGCTGTTCCTGAATCGTTTTATAAAAATCAGTTCCAAAAATCTTACGTAAGATCTCTTCTTTATTCGTTGTATTCGCAAGCAAAAATTCTTTAAAATCTCCTTGTGGAATCATCACAATCTTACGAAATTGCTCAACTTTCAATCCAATGATTTGTTGAATTTGCTCTTTTACCTCACCATCCTTCGTTATTGGCGCCTGCTCACTTCCTACCTCTAGTAACTCCACTGTTGCAGGAACCTCTCTAAATCCATCCCCACGCTTTTTCTTTTGAAGTTGCTGGGGGGCACGTGTAATCTGATACGTTTTATCCTTCACTCTAAAACTAAACTCAACCTCAGTTTTTAACTCACTATCCTTTGCAAAATCACTGCGGAGCTCTTTTCCTGTACGACTACCTCCACTCGTTTCACCATAAAGCGCATAACAAATGGCATCAAAAATCGTTGTTTTACCTGCACCCGTTGGTCCTGTCACAACAAAAATATCTTGCCCGTCTAAATCTTCCTTAAAATTCAACGTCGTTTGCTTCGCATAAGGCCCAAAAGCCGTAATCTTTAATGACAATGGCTTCATGTTAACACTCCCCTCTCAATTGTTGAATTAATTGTGTAATGAGCTGAGCTCCTTCTTCATGGATAGTTTCTCCCTTGTGATGTTCGTAAAAATCAGCAAACAATTGCTCAGGTGTTTTTTGTTCACGAGCTTGCTTTGTTAATCCGCTTCCTTTAAAGTCACTATTATTTTCAAGGAGATCAAGAATCATCACATTCGGATACACTTGACGTAGCTTTGCCATCGGTTCTAATAATTGGCCTTTATCCGTTAAGATGACACGTAAATAATCCTCGCTACCTGGTTGATTCAACAAATCATCTAACTGTCCTGTTAACGTTCTTAAATCACGTCTTGGCGTTAACGGTAAAAGTTCACACGTTAGCTCTCCTGTTCCACTTAAATCAATCATCGTGACCGATTTTTGATAATTTTCTTCTGAAAATGAATACTTGAGTAACGAACCGCTATAACGAATTTTATCACTACCAACTTTTTGTGTTCGATGTAAATGTCCGAGGGCGACGTAATCAAAAGGCTCAAAATGTGTAGCAGAAACAGACTCTTTTCCCCCAACCACTAATTTTTTCTCTGAATCTGATTCTTGTGGGTCCTCTCCACCAACAACAAACGCATGCGTGACTAACACGTTACGCTCTTCCTTATTAATCGGGTTAGACTCAAGTGTGACCCTCATTGCCTCATCGAGTGATTTAATGGTTTCATCTTGATGGGCTTCACGTACAACCGCGTAATCAGCAAAGGGAAGTAAATAAACATTCACAGGTCCATGCTCATCATGTAAAACTACTTTTTTCATCTCTTTCGTATAACGCCCCGCTACATAATAATGAGCAGCTTCAAATAATTCATGACCAAAACTAATTAAATCCGCCCCATCATGATTGCCTGCCACCGCTAAAACTGGCGTCTTTAACTCCATTAATACATCTCTTAAAAACTGACTATACAATGAAACCGCACGGGCAGGTGGAACACTTCGATCATAAATATCTCCTGCTAACAAAACAGCATCTGGTTTATACTTTTTAACATACTCTTTTACCTGCTCTAACACATACTGTTGATCCTCAATCATTGAAAATGAATTAACAATTTTACCAAAATGTAAATCTCCTAAATGTAAAAACCTCAAACCAATTTCCTCCTCAAAAAAGCGAATATTTGTTCTCATTATAAGCTTTTTTTACAAGAACCGTCAATGAAATTAGGTTCCAAACTATCGACAAGTTTCTTACTTTATTACCAAGGAAATACATACAAAAAAATCGTCAATTGACAATTTTTTTATCCGAATTTAAACACAACCTGGTATCCCATCTAGTGATAAAGATATAAAACTCATCCTATGACTTTGGATATTCGACTACGATTGATGACTAATGGCCCTTATGAAGATGTTATATTAACTAATTATGTCTTCCTCAAGATTTCACACTCCTGCTGTCTTGTGATTTTTATTTAAAGTAACACAGGTTATATTTTGACAGCTACTATATAAGTCCAGATAAACTTTCTTCAGAGAAAATTTAAAGCCCTAGTAATGGAAGAATAGACTTCTTTCAGAAATCGCTAGGTGACCCAAGCCCTAGTAATGGAGGAATAGATTTCTTTCAGAAATCGCTAGGTGACCCAAGCCCTAGTAATGGAGGAATAGATTTCTTTCAGAAATCGCTAGGTGACCCAGCCCTATCAGTGGATGATACATTTTCTTCCAAAATGCTAGGGAACCCATTCCCTAGCAATGGTGGATTGTTTCACAAGTGAAACTGCTAGGTGACCCATTCCCTAGCAATGGTAGATTGTTTCACAAGTGAAACTGCTAGGTGACCCCCGGACGATAGGCTGTCTCGATAGGTACAACATATCAGTATTTTTTACTTGCTACTTGAGAGGTAGACTACTTATTTGTTTATATATCGTTTTTTTTATGGATTATTGACATAATCACTCATTTCAAATCAAGTTGTACTATCAATTCTTCAAGGATGGTACAAGCTCATTTAATTACTTCAAAATCATTGCTTAACTCTGTAAAAAAAATATATACTATTAACAGACAACTTTTTTTAAAAACAAAAATGACTTGATAAGGGGCGATATTTATTCTTAATCAAAACTTACCTAAATACTTAGCCGTTGCAGAGTGGATTAAACAAAATATTTATAATCATACCTTTAAAGCGGGAGAAAAGTTAATCAGTGAGAATCAATTGTGTGAAAAGTTCTCAATTAGTCGTCAAACTGCTCGCCAAGCCATTTCTGTTCTTGAAAAAGAAGGATTAATTCTTAAAAAACAAGGAAGCGGGACTTATGTTAGTCAGATTTTCTCTGAAGCTAAAACAATTTCTAAAAATATTGGATTGGTGACAACGAATCTAGATGATTATATTTTTCCTGCAATCATCTCTGGGGTGGAGAAAGTTTTATCGAGTAATGGTTATAATACGACGTTACGCTTAACAAGAAATAGGATTAATAATGAGCGAGAACAATTATTATCACTCTTAAAATCAGATATTGATGGTTTAATAGTTGAAGGTACAAAATCTGCTTTACCAAATCCAAATCTTGATATTTATCGTCAGTTTGCTGATCGTGGGATTCCAGTTGTTTTCATTAACAACTACTATTCGTCACTAAACTGTAATTTCGTTGTCGTCGATGACGAAAAAGGGGGCCGCTTAGCCACACGCTATTTAATTGAGCAGGGACACCAAAAGATTACTGGAATCTTCAAATATGATGACATACAAGGGAATCTTCGCTATAAAGGATTTTTAACTGAAATGTATGATCAAAACTTATCCGTGGATGAATCAACGATTATCTGGTATTCAACTGAAAATGCAGAACAACAATTCTCAATCGAAAATCTCCCTACTCTACTAAAAAAATTAGATCAATCAACGGCGATTGTTTGTTACAACGATCAAATTGCAATGAAGTTAATGCAATTGTTATCAAATAGCGAATTATCAGTTCCTGAGGATTTATCGCTTGTGAGCTTTGATAACTCGAGCTTAAGTCAAATCGGGACGATCTCTTTAACGAGTGTGACTCATCCAGGAAAAGAGCTTGGACGATTAGCAGCCGAATCTATTTTAATGATGATTGAAAATCCTGATTATGAGATTAAATATGTTTATGAACCGGAGCTAATTGTACGACAATCGGTAAAAAAACTATAAATGAAAAAGAACTCGTTTGAAGCGAGTTCTTTTTATTATTCTACTTTAATCAAAAGTCTTCTTTTATCTTAGGTAACTTAAAAAAGTGTAATCATTACCCACTCATTTAATACAAAGCAAAGGAGGACTTTCAACCTTTCAGTTAAAAGTACTAATCCCTTATCTCCTATCTCTAAAAAGAAAATTTAGCTTCTTTTCAAAGAGTGACTATACTTGATTTGTTTATCAATACAACTTATAAAAATAAAACACCAGTACAATATGGAAATTTGCCTCACTTCATTAATGAAATGTTTATCACACGCTATTAAAAAATAGCTGACAAACATCAGCTATTTCTCGATTATTTATGTTTTTTTTCAATAACTTTACTGAACTGTTCTAATCCAATAATAACTGCCCCTCCAATAATGAAGAAGATAATATTGAAGGTACTAAGTGACATTGGAGGTTGTGGAACTTCTAATGTCGTTGGTCCCATAAAAACAGCATATAATGATCCTATCATTAATCCTAAAATTAAATAAATCATTTGAGGGCGTGCTGTTTCTAAGAAATGACGAATAATTTTAATCGTTGATAAAATCCCGATAATAACTCCTAATCCAAATACAATTAAAATAGGTAAATACGAAAAATTAAACGTTAACACTTCTTTGATTGAACTAATAATCGTTGTATATAATCCGAAAATTAACAATAAAGTTGATCCTGAAATTCCTGGTAAAACCATAGCTGAGATGGCAATCATTCCAGCAATAAATACATATAAAATCAATCCAATATTTAACTGGCTTAACGAAACTTCAAACCCTGTGCCTCCCGCTACTGGATTAAAGACCGTAATGGCTACGACCACTAAAATCCCTGTAATGGTCCAAACAATATTTAGATATTTATTTTTAATTGTCTCTTTCTCCGCTTTAATAATTAATGGAATTGAAAAGATAATAAATCCAATGAAGACAGAGCTAATACTATAGATATGCTCTTCAAAGATTGAAGCTAAGAATAAAACGGATGTAATCATCCCAATAGCCCATCCAACTCCAATTTTTAACAAGAACTGTAATGCTTCAATTTTTTCCTCTTTGCTATTTTTTGAAACAAGTGTATTTAATGATCCAATAAATTTATCATAAAATCCTAAAATAAATGCAATCGTTCCTCCTGATACACCTGGCACACTATCTGCTAAGGCCATAAAAAAACCACGAATTAAATTAACAATAAACATGTTTTTCACCTTTACCTATTCTGATATTTTCATCCGTTATTTCTACTTTTAATATTATCCACTTTATGTATACATAAGATAATCTTTTCCAAAATTAATTCTAACATAATCTTTAAAAGACTTCAATCCAAGAACCATTGTTAAAACACTTACATCCTGAGACAAACTTTAAGATATTATTCACCTTTTAGGCACTGTCCCATAAGATAATAATGGATAATGTATTGTGAGCTTAAGGGAGGCATCTGAATGACAGCAACTATTAAAAGCTATTTTGCTTGTGCAAATAGTTCTCGTGGATTTTGTAATTATTTTGAGTCAAATCTTCAAGGGCTTGAACGTTTATATATTTTAAAAGGAGGACCTGGGACTGGAAAATCAACGTTGATGAAAAAAATCGGCGCTGACTTCTATGATTTAGGTTACGATATTGAGTTTATTTATTGTTCATCTGATGCAAGTTCATTAGATGGTGTTTTAATTCCTGCTTTAAAAGTTGGAATTGTTGATGGGACAGCGCCACATGTGATTGAGCCAACCGCTCCTGGTGCAATTGAGCAATATGTCAACTTAGGGATCGCGTGGGATAAAGAAAAACTTTCCCCTTATAAAGATGAAATTCTTTTATTAAAACATGAAATTAGTGCCTGTTATGAACGACTTTATTCAGAATATGCTCATGCATTAGAAATTCATGATGCATGGGAAAAAATTTATATTGATGAGATGGACTTTAACTTAGCTCCTCAATTTAGATACGTTATTTGCGAAACCTTATTAAAATATCCTTCAATTAACCGTACTCCAACTGTTAAACATCGATTCTTTGGTGCATCGACTCCTACTGGTTCTGTAGATCACATTGAAGACTTAACACATGATTTAAAACGTTATTTTATTAAAGGTCGTCCTGGAACAGGGAAATCAACACTTTTAAAAGAATTAGCTAAAAAAAGTGAAACATTAGGGTATGATACTGAAATTTATCACTGTTCATTCGACCCTGAATCATTAGATATGGTTTTAATCCCTCAACTAAACATCTGCTTCTTCGATTCAACCGCTCCTCATGAATACTTTCCAAGTCTTGAAACAGATGAAGTAATTGATACGTATGAAACGTTAATTACTCCAGGTACCGATGAAGCTAATGCCGATCGATTAGCTGAAATCGCCAGTTTATATAAAGCAACTATTAAAAAAGGAACAACTGCTTTAGGCGAAGCAAAAAAACTCCATGATGTATTAGAAGAAATTTATATTAAAGCCATGAACTTTCAAATCATTGAAGGGATTTATGAACAAATTAAATCTGAAATTTATGACTTAATCAAATAGAAAAAGAGGTGTATCAATTTGGATACACCTCTTCTGTATTGGCTGTGTTTTAAATAAATGTTGATGGTTAAAGTGATTAATATTAACTACACTCTTCTAAAACACAGCCTATGATTTAAATGGATTAGGTTTTTATTTAAATCGTTCTTAGTTTAACAGTGTAGGTAAAAATAGTTTGTTAAGGGTATTGATACTGGGGTAAATCATTGGTTTAGACAACCTTTAAACATTGAGTACCTATATGAACCATGATCCTATATTCAGGTGCTTATCATACCTCAATTTATCTTCCTCGTCACTCACTTTTACCAAACTTTTTACAAGATTATACATTTTTATTTTTCTTAGCGAATTATTTCAACCAGGTTGAATTGTTTATTTTCATATTCGTACTTACAAATGGCACAATTCGAAAAAGCACCATTCACCATCGCTTGTTTTGCTTCCTCTTCAGTTATCCAGTTTCTCATGAAATGAAAACAAGCTCCCGCATGTGAAACGGCTAAGACGATTTGATGATCGTCTTTTTCCATAATCCCAAGGCAAGTTTCTTTCATTCGTTGTTTCACTTCTTCTTGAGATTCTCCCCCATAAGGAACGAAAAAGTC is a window from the Turicibacter bilis genome containing:
- a CDS encoding DUF368 domain-containing protein, whose product is MFIVNLIRGFFMALADSVPGVSGGTIAFILGFYDKFIGSLNTLVSKNSKEEKIEALQFLLKIGVGWAIGMITSVLFLASIFEEHIYSISSVFIGFIIFSIPLIIKAEKETIKNKYLNIVWTITGILVVVAITVFNPVAGGTGFEVSLSQLNIGLILYVFIAGMIAISAMVLPGISGSTLLLIFGLYTTIISSIKEVLTFNFSYLPILIVFGLGVIIGILSTIKIIRHFLETARPQMIYLILGLMIGSLYAVFMGPTTLEVPQPPMSLSTFNIIFFIIGGAVIIGLEQFSKVIEKKHK
- a CDS encoding GntR family transcriptional regulator → MLNQNLPKYLAVAEWIKQNIYNHTFKAGEKLISENQLCEKFSISRQTARQAISVLEKEGLILKKQGSGTYVSQIFSEAKTISKNIGLVTTNLDDYIFPAIISGVEKVLSSNGYNTTLRLTRNRINNEREQLLSLLKSDIDGLIVEGTKSALPNPNLDIYRQFADRGIPVVFINNYYSSLNCNFVVVDDEKGGRLATRYLIEQGHQKITGIFKYDDIQGNLRYKGFLTEMYDQNLSVDESTIIWYSTENAEQQFSIENLPTLLKKLDQSTAIVCYNDQIAMKLMQLLSNSELSVPEDLSLVSFDNSSLSQIGTISLTSVTHPGKELGRLAAESILMMIENPDYEIKYVYEPELIVRQSVKKL
- a CDS encoding exonuclease SbcCD subunit D, with the protein product MRFLHLGDLHFGKIVNSFSMIEDQQYVLEQVKEYVKKYKPDAVLLAGDIYDRSVPPARAVSLYSQFLRDVLMELKTPVLAVAGNHDGADLISFGHELFEAAHYYVAGRYTKEMKKVVLHDEHGPVNVYLLPFADYAVVREAHQDETIKSLDEAMRVTLESNPINKEERNVLVTHAFVVGGEDPQESDSEKKLVVGGKESVSATHFEPFDYVALGHLHRTQKVGSDKIRYSGSLLKYSFSEENYQKSVTMIDLSGTGELTCELLPLTPRRDLRTLTGQLDDLLNQPGSEDYLRVILTDKGQLLEPMAKLRQVYPNVMILDLLENNSDFKGSGLTKQAREQKTPEQLFADFYEHHKGETIHEEGAQLITQLIQQLRGEC
- a CDS encoding PRK06851 family protein, with protein sequence MTATIKSYFACANSSRGFCNYFESNLQGLERLYILKGGPGTGKSTLMKKIGADFYDLGYDIEFIYCSSDASSLDGVLIPALKVGIVDGTAPHVIEPTAPGAIEQYVNLGIAWDKEKLSPYKDEILLLKHEISACYERLYSEYAHALEIHDAWEKIYIDEMDFNLAPQFRYVICETLLKYPSINRTPTVKHRFFGASTPTGSVDHIEDLTHDLKRYFIKGRPGTGKSTLLKELAKKSETLGYDTEIYHCSFDPESLDMVLIPQLNICFFDSTAPHEYFPSLETDEVIDTYETLITPGTDEANADRLAEIASLYKATIKKGTTALGEAKKLHDVLEEIYIKAMNFQIIEGIYEQIKSEIYDLIK